The Bacteroidota bacterium genome includes the window ATGGTTCTCTAGCCATTTCCAGTACTGCGCTTGTCGCGCAGGAAATACTGGCTTCATGCGCTAGCTGAGGTTGTGTATATCGATTGGGTTCATGTTGATTTTGTTTGCACAAAACTGCAAAAAGAATCTTATCTTCCGATCAAGCAGTTCCTACCCTCCCACGGTCACTTGCATACATACAGCGCAACATCTACGTGCTGAACCAGAAGTTGACATGGAAACGAAGCCCCTTACCGGAGAAATTCTTGATGCAGCACGCAAGCTGCTCGTGCAGCAAGGATTTGACAGCATGTCCATGCGCAAAATTGCTGCGGAAGCCGGCTGCAAAGCAGCTACCCTCTATTACTATTACAAAAACAAAGAAGCCATCGTAGAGGCCCTTGTGGAAGAGGGCAACCGGCTCCACTACAGAATTTCGAAGGAGATCGCCAACAAACACACAAACCCGGTACTCCGGTTTGAAGCTTTGTTGTGGACATCGCTGGAATTTGGCATCAACAACCCTGCGTATTTCGAGATTCTCTATCTGCTATCGCAGGAAGAGGGGCACGACCACCGGATCATACCCGGACAAGAGCTGGGCCGGCAGGCATTGCGAGAAGCATCCTCCAGTGGTGTGTTGCCGATTGAGGATCCTGATGTGGCCTGTGCAACCAGCTTTGCGATGCTGAATGGGATTATTACAGGTGTGCTCCGCAGTCACTTCTACCCGGAGCTACAAATGGAATCCATAAAAAAAGAGGCTATCCGTCGTATCATGGATAGCCTCAAGGGATAAACTTGTATTGTTTGGCAGATCAGGCAGCTTTGTTACGCATGGTGCGCTTGTAGATGCCATCGCGGTTTACGTGCCCGATGTAGCGGCCGAGTATGTTCACTTCTTCAAACACATCCGGTTTGATGTACACATCCGGGTAGTCGTCGTTTGCCGGCTCGAGCCGTAACCCTTCAGTCTCCTGGTAAATCCGCTTCAGCGAGGTTTCGCCATTATACAGCACAGCTCCGATCCCGCCGTTGGGAATATCATCATCAATGAGGAGCACATAGTCGCCGTCATTGATATCAGCACCAATCATGGACTGGCCCGACACGCGGATGGCAAACATGCGATCCAGCTTTGGAAACAGGGTTTCCAACGTGATGGTGCCCATGTTGGCCTCAACAGCTTCCTGCAGCAAACCAGCCGTGATAATCCCGCGAATAGGGATGCCGGCCATCTGGGCAGGCATATTGGTGGTCATCATATCAGAAAGCTGGTAGCCTTCATCTTCCTTGACCAGAAAACCTTTCTTGAAAAGGGCCTGGAGGTTTTGCGTAACGCTGTTGGGGGAACGGTACCCAAACTCATCCACCAGTTCACGGTAAGTCGGCCATACGCCATTATCTTTGACGTAGTCCTTCAGGTATTTAAGAAACGAGTGTTGTTTACTCGTAAGATGCTTCCGGCTCATGATAAAACTCTCTTCTGGTACAATTAATAGGCGCGCAGCATTCCTTAAACCAGGGCTACTGCAGCAACCAGATTACATGTGCAACGCTTCTTGACATCGGCAAAACGGGCCCGCAATCAAGCATGTAAGCAGAAGAAACTCACATATTTACACATGTGTCACACAAATATAAGAAAGTTTTTATTAGAAGTTCCAGTTTTTCAAACAGAAAGTGTTTTTAGCCGGTTCTTTCAGGCCGCTATACCCATCAGGATTTGAGCTGACCGATGACCCTTTCGCTGCGGGTTGGCAGCATATCTTCAAAGTGGAATTTGAGGTATCGGTCTACCAGATTGCTGGCTTCCAGCATAATTTCTGGCGCCATATGCAGGCGGAGCACAACAGGCAACGTAGCACGGGCAAGAATGGCAAAAGCCCGGAGCGCAGTTCTCGTGGCGAGCAGCGATGTAGTTTTCTGGGCAAAGCGGCCACGAGATGGATCTTCTTCTCCTGTACTTGCCAGGATGGTACCTGAATCAAGCAGCAACACCCCGCCGGCCTCGCCCAGGCTTTCTACTTCATCGCGGTTCACATCGGGTTGAAAGCCGAGACAGGCAGCCATCTGCAACTGAAAATAGAGCCAGATATTATCGGCATGTGCATCTGCAGTATCGAGGTGTTGCAAGCAGGTTACCAGGAGCTGAAAGGCCTGCTCGTTCCGCTCCTCTTGCTGCATAAGCGCCTGAACAAGCTCCACCATCCGTACGCCGACAGCAATTTTGCTGAGGTCATCGGTGATGCCGTTTAGCACCGTAAGGTGTGAGGTTTCGCTAAG containing:
- the recO gene encoding DNA repair protein RecO, translated to MGQIFRSEAVVLRKMPFRESSQIVTLFTREKGKITALARGSRKPKSQFGATLQPMAHIQAIFYYKSTRDLQTLSETSHLTVLNGITDDLSKIAVGVRMVELVQALMQQEERNEQAFQLLVTCLQHLDTADAHADNIWLYFQLQMAACLGFQPDVNRDEVESLGEAGGVLLLDSGTILASTGEEDPSRGRFAQKTTSLLATRTALRAFAILARATLPVVLRLHMAPEIMLEASNLVDRYLKFHFEDMLPTRSERVIGQLKS
- a CDS encoding S24 family peptidase — protein: MSRKHLTSKQHSFLKYLKDYVKDNGVWPTYRELVDEFGYRSPNSVTQNLQALFKKGFLVKEDEGYQLSDMMTTNMPAQMAGIPIRGIITAGLLQEAVEANMGTITLETLFPKLDRMFAIRVSGQSMIGADINDGDYVLLIDDDIPNGGIGAVLYNGETSLKRIYQETEGLRLEPANDDYPDVYIKPDVFEEVNILGRYIGHVNRDGIYKRTMRNKAA
- a CDS encoding TetR/AcrR family transcriptional regulator is translated as METKPLTGEILDAARKLLVQQGFDSMSMRKIAAEAGCKAATLYYYYKNKEAIVEALVEEGNRLHYRISKEIANKHTNPVLRFEALLWTSLEFGINNPAYFEILYLLSQEEGHDHRIIPGQELGRQALREASSSGVLPIEDPDVACATSFAMLNGIITGVLRSHFYPELQMESIKKEAIRRIMDSLKG